One window from the genome of Malus domestica chromosome 01, GDT2T_hap1 encodes:
- the LOC139198034 gene encoding putative glycerol-3-phosphate transporter 1: MSEPEPETSYSNPPGIRLVEHIRRSPLSYKTHQAIVLVVTFVAYASYHAARKTTSVVKSTLDPQSSVTSLMSWPWRMSYLSKPDQSRRFSRVLGDGWAPFNGSDGTALLGEVDLAFLAVYAIGMYFSGHLGDRTNLRIFLTIGMVGAGVFTAAFGVGYWANIHTFYYFLGVQMLAGLFQSTGWPSVVAVVGNWFGKKKRGLIMGIWNAHTSIGNITGSLVASALLGYGWGWSFVVPGLIIATVGVVVFLFLPVSPEDVGASEEDELHSPKKIGEGVTEPLLEPEAKVQESAVGFIEAWKIPGVAPFALCLFFSKLVAYTFLYWLPFYITNTAIDGKYLSSEAAGNLSTLFDVGGVLGGILAGHMSDRLGARAITAASFMYCAIPALFFYRSYGHVSITVNIVLMFITGMFVNGPYALITTAVSADLGTHSSLRGNSRALATVTAIIDGTGSVGAAIGPLLTGYISAISWSAVFTMLMGAALIAGLLLTRLVVAEVAAKIEESRSRGSASRPQPAAIDV; the protein is encoded by the exons ATGTCAGAGCCGGAACCTGAGACAAGTTACAGCAATCCCCCGGGAATTCGGTTAGTAGAGCACATAAGGAGATCGCCCCTTTCCTACAAAACCCACCAAGCCATTGTTCTGGTTGTTACATTTGTAGCATATGCTAGCTACCACGCCGCTCGAAAAACCACGAGCGTGGTCAAGAGTACTCTTGATCCCCAATCTTCGGTTACGAGCTTAATGTCTTGGCCATGGAGGATGAGTTACTTAAGTAAGCCAGATCAAAGCAGAAGGTTTTCTCGGGTTCTTGGAGATGGATGGGCCCCATTTAATGGATCAGATGGCACAGCCTTGCTTGGTGAAGTAGACCTAGCTTTCCTGGCTGTGTATGCCATAGGAATGTACTTCTCCGGACACTTGGGTGATAGAACGAATTTACGAATCTTCCTAACAATCGGAATGGTGGGAGCAGGGGTGTTTACGGCAGCATTTGGAGTTGGATATTGGGCAAATATTCACACCTTCTATTACTTCCTCGGCGTTCAAATGCTTGCCGGTTTGTTCCAATCGACCGGATGGCCTTCAGTAGTTGCAGTTGTTGGTAATTGGtttgggaagaagaagagagggctGATTATGGGTATATGGAATGCTCACACTTCTATTGGGAATATTACAGGGTCTTTGGTTGCTTCAGCCCTACTGGGATACGGGTGGGGTTGGTCCTTTGTAGTTCCGGGTCTTATAATCGCTACTGTTGGTGTGGTGGTTTTTCTGTTCTTGCCTGTTAGTCCGGAGGATGTTGGAGCcagtgaagaagatgaattgcACTCTCCCAAGAAAATCGGGGAAGGAGTAACGGAACCATTGTTGGAACCAGAGGCAAAAGTGCAGGAGAGCGCTGTCGGGTTCATAGAAGCTTGGAAAATTCCCGGAGTGGCTCCTTTCGCTCTATGCCTCTTCTTTTCAAAACTGGTTGCTTATACATTTCTATACTGGCTTCCCTTCTACATTACAAACACAG CTATTGACGGAAAGTATTTATCCAGTGAAGCAGCTGGTAACTTATCCACATTGTTCGATGTTGGAGGTGTTCTTGGGGGAATCCTTGCCGGCCATATGTCTGACCGCTTAGGTGCCAGAGCCATAACAGCTGCAAGTTTCATGTACTGTGCTATCCCTGCTCTCTTTTTCTACCGAAGCTATGGACACGTATCCATAACTGTGAACATTGTACTCATGTTCATCACCGGCATGTTTGTGAACGGGCCATATGCTCTAATAACAACAGCCGTCTCAGCTGATCTCGGAACACACAGCTCATTGCGTGGGAACTCGAGGGCATTGGCGACCGTGACAGCAATCATAGATGGAACAGGGTCCGTTGGGGCTGCCATTGGACCGTTGCTGACCGGCTACATTTCAGCCATAAGCTGGAGTGCAGTTTTCACAATGCTGATGGGAGCAGCTCTGATTGCAGGGCTGCTTCTGACTAGGCTTGTCGTGGCCGAAGTTGCTGCAAAGATTGAAGAATCAAGATCGCGAGGGTCTGCATCACGGCCTCAACCTGCAGCAATCGATGTGTGA